From Actinomycetota bacterium, one genomic window encodes:
- a CDS encoding GIY-YIG nuclease family protein, with translation MEDVMRSHDGPVMTGKRPRGEVSRRPAGPTESEAISCRGMLMAGNGITDGVPESGVYVLVARLSRAMTIRVGSLGEKSLRKGRYAYVGRAKKGLRARLARHVRKEGKRLRWHIDHLLEAAVLEEIWILPLETGECETASGMAARGGDRDGLRGFGSGDCRCPGHLLYLGWKRPVPPADVLLSVRVPGGGVRPREIGG, from the coding sequence ATGGAAGATGTGATGAGGAGCCATGATGGACCGGTCATGACGGGGAAGAGGCCGAGAGGCGAGGTTTCGCGCCGGCCTGCCGGGCCCACTGAGTCGGAGGCGATATCCTGTCGCGGGATGCTGATGGCAGGTAATGGAATAACGGACGGGGTGCCGGAAAGCGGGGTGTATGTTCTCGTGGCCAGGCTGTCGCGAGCGATGACGATCCGCGTCGGATCCCTCGGGGAAAAGAGTTTAAGGAAGGGCCGTTATGCTTACGTCGGCAGGGCGAAAAAAGGATTACGGGCGCGCCTCGCCCGGCATGTCAGGAAAGAGGGTAAGCGGCTCCGCTGGCATATCGACCACCTCCTGGAGGCCGCGGTACTGGAGGAGATATGGATCCTTCCCCTCGAGACGGGCGAGTGCGAGACCGCCTCCGGGATGGCGGCGAGGGGCGGCGACAGGGATGGTCTGCGGGGCTTCGGCTCCGGAGACTGCCGCTGCCCCGGCCACCTGCTATACTTGGGCTGGAAACGCCCCGTGCCTCCCGCGGATGTCCTTTTGTCGGTCAGGGTTCCTGGCGGCGGCGTCAGACCTCGGGAAATTGGCGGGTGA